The DNA region ATTTTCAAAAGCCTTAGGAAGCTTTGCAAAAGATTTTTTCATCTCTTCTTCAGTTTTTAAATGAAACTCATTGCTTGGAAACTTATATCTTCTTGGAGAATCTAAAGTAGCTTTAGTTTGTATTGCTAAAAGTATCTCATGAGCCTTAGCATCTTCTTTAGATACATAATGCACATCATTTGTAACTACTAATTCTATATTATGATGATTTGCTAATTTGTATAATGCACTATTTAATGTTTTCTCTTCTGCTAAACCGTGGTCTTGAAGTTCTATATAAAAATCTTCTCCAAATATAGATTTATAATACTCAGCTAATTTTGAAGCCTGTTTATAATCTTTTTTTCTTATAGCAATAGGAATCTCTCCGCCCATACAAGCAGATAAACAAATTAAACCCTTATTATATTTTTCTATTAATTCATGGTCAACTCTTGGTCTATAATAAAAACCTTCAGTATATCCAAAAGTTACTAACTTACATAAATTATTATATCCCTCTTTATCTTTAGCAAGAAGAACCAAATGCATAGCACTTTTTTCTTCAGAGTTATCTAATTTTTTGTCAAATCTAGTCTTTGGAGCAACATATACTTCGCAGCCTATGATAGGTATAATTCCTTTATCTTTAGCCTCAGAAAAAAACTCCATAGCTCCAAACATATTACCATGGTCTGTCATAGCTATAGCAGGCATATCCAATTCTTTTGCCCTATCTATTAAACCCGGTATAAGCCTTTTAGTTTTATCAACTTTAGAATATAATGATTTAATACGAGCAGCTCCATCAAGTATAGAATACTGAGTATGCACATGTAAGTGAACAAATGACATAAAATTATACCCCTAATTTTCTAAATCTTATTTTATACCCAATTATGTTAAATATCAAGTTAAAAACCGATTTAAAAACAATATTATCATACACTATAAATATTTACGGTAAAAAAAGCTAAAAATTAAATCCAAATATAATAAATTTCAAATAATATCAATAATAGTATAATAAAAAACGCATTTTAGGTATTGACATTTTTTATTAAACATGCTATTATACTGAAACAATTAAAGATAAAAAAATATTCCGAGATAGCTCAGTCGGTAGAGCAGGTGACTGTTAATCACCGGGTCGCAGGTTCGAGCCCTGTTCTCGGAGCATTATTTTAGCCCTATGTTTAATAGGGCTTTTTTATTGCAATAATTAATAATAAAATAACTAATTAAAAAATATAAACTCAATAATTTATCTTAAAAACAACCATAGAACAATCATCATCAGGACTCCTATAATCTAAATACTCATAAAAATCCTTCTTAATAGTTTCTACAATAGTCTCAGAACTATAAGCACTATTACTTATAAACATATCCTTTAATCTATCTATGCCGTATACATCATATTTATTTTTTGACTTTGAAGCCTCAATAATACCGTCTGTAAAAAACAAAAATACATCTCCATTATTAATCTCAATATCCTCTTCATGGAAATACGCTGTAGGAAATAAGCCTATTATTGTGCCTCCGTTTCTATATTCTTTAATAGCATTATTATGTATGGCAAGCAAAGGAGTATGAGATGCATTCGAATAACTTAAAACTCTATTTTTTAAATCTATTTTGGCAACTATCATAGTAGAATAATAACCATTAGGCATCATATTAATTAAGGTATCATTTATATCATGAAGCAAATCTCTAACACTTGTAAAACTTTTAGATAAATCCCTAAACGCCGTCTTTATTACAGCCGTTATTATAGCAGCATCTATACCATGACCGCTCACATCTGATATAATAAAAAGTATTTGACTAGTATCATCATTTAAATAAACATAGTCAAAAAAATCTCCCCCTATTATCTCAACAGGATTATAAAATGAATAAGAAGATAAATGCTCATTATTAGGCATTTTTTTAGGAAGCATAAAACTCTGTATCTTCTTAGCTTTTTTCATATCTTTTTTATACTTCTTTCTTATGTTGTCCAATACATCATATCTTCCTAATATATACATGTTTTTTTCTTTTAATTTTCTTATAGCATTCTGATAATCATATAATATACTGCTAGTAATTTTTGAAAGCCTATATGTAACTCCATTATTTTGAGTTTCCATTATTTCTTTATAATTGCTTATAGAACTATTTAAATAAAAATATACTATAGAAAAAGAAATTAAAAAAATTAAAAACAAAACAAGTAAAATAGCAAATACTATTTTTGTTTCATAATAGATTATAGAAGCAATATTTAATATAAGAAATAGCAAAGAAAATACTATAGCAATAATCTTAAAAAATATTAATAATTTTTCATTTCTCATATATTATTATAGATTATAACAAAAAGAAACAATTATGCAAATCTATTAATAATAAATAGTCATTAATAAAAAATATATTATTTTTTAAATATAAAAAATACAGCTAATATTAAACATAAAAAACCAATGAAATGATTAATTCTCAAAGTTTCTGTTTTGAAAAATACAACTGTAAATATTGTGAATATTGTTAAAGTAATAACTTCCTGCATAACTTTTAATTGCATAAGCGAAAAAGGTCCCCCATTTCCATTAAAACCAATTCTGTTAGCAGGCACTTGAAAGCAGTATTCAAATAAAGCAATGCCCCAGCTAATTAATATAACAAAAGGAAGAGATAATTTAGCAAAACCTTTCATCTCGCTAAATTTTAAATGCCCATACCAAGCTATAGTCATAAATGTATTTGATAAAATAAGAAGTATTATAGTAGTTATACCTTTCATAAGTTTCAATCTCCTATTTTTTACTATGATTTATTAAAAAAGAAATATTTATTTTACTAACTTAAAAGCTTAATATTAATTTTAGGATTTAAAGCATAATGCTGTTCTATTTTCTTTTTTGTATCATCTATTAAAGATAACACATCAGAAGCTTTAGACATATCAGTAGAGCAATTATCTATATAATGACATTCATTAACTATATAATTAGGAAATCTT from Brachyspira pilosicoli P43/6/78 includes:
- a CDS encoding DMT family protein → MKGITTIILLILSNTFMTIAWYGHLKFSEMKGFAKLSLPFVILISWGIALFEYCFQVPANRIGFNGNGGPFSLMQLKVMQEVITLTIFTIFTVVFFKTETLRINHFIGFLCLILAVFFIFKK
- a CDS encoding PP2C family protein-serine/threonine phosphatase, with translation MRNEKLLIFFKIIAIVFSLLFLILNIASIIYYETKIVFAILLVLFLIFLISFSIVYFYLNSSISNYKEIMETQNNGVTYRLSKITSSILYDYQNAIRKLKEKNMYILGRYDVLDNIRKKYKKDMKKAKKIQSFMLPKKMPNNEHLSSYSFYNPVEIIGGDFFDYVYLNDDTSQILFIISDVSGHGIDAAIITAVIKTAFRDLSKSFTSVRDLLHDINDTLINMMPNGYYSTMIVAKIDLKNRVLSYSNASHTPLLAIHNNAIKEYRNGGTIIGLFPTAYFHEEDIEINNGDVFLFFTDGIIEASKSKNKYDVYGIDRLKDMFISNSAYSSETIVETIKKDFYEYLDYRSPDDDCSMVVFKINY